The Pyrenophora tritici-repentis strain M4 chromosome 9, whole genome shotgun sequence sequence TCTAGACTTGTCTGTTTAAGCCGCCTGTTGCGAAGAGTTGAAACGACGAATATCTATTGAAAGGCAATACTCGGAGCGAAGCAGGAGAACGATTTATTGGGATTGTATTCGCGCATGGCTTCGCCACGTAGGGTCGATGATCCGATAGGAGCACTTATTCACACACCTCACCCGCGCTTACAAGGCTTAGTTAGAGACTACCTAAATCCAGGTCCGAGGCAATGTTTCGATCGTTCGATTCACACGTACGCCAAGTAACAGTGATTTATTTCTAAGTCCTGCCTCCTAGCCTTAGACCTTCGTTTTGACCTCGACATTACCAATCTTGTTCTCCTCGCGATACATCTCCTCGGCAATAACATCAGCAGGGATGCGATCGGGTGTTGAGTTGACCAGGATCAACATCGGACCAAATGCTAGCGCCATCAATCCGAAAGTGACACAGAAGCCAACCATAGGGCTAGTCTTGATCTGCGTGTTCATACCGTAAGAAATCGCCTGGCCAATGGCTTCGAGACAGCGGAATGCAGCTCCGTTGCGGACGTTTGCTGTGCAGGGTTAGCTTGGAACTGCCCAAAGACTGCCGAGTGGAGTTGCTTACCTTGAGCATCAGTAGCAAAGGAAGAAAGAAGCCAGTACATGTAACTCTGCGAAAGAGGACCAGTAGTCTGGACGAAGAAGTATGGCAAGAAGGAGCGCGCATACAGCGAGTCGTCCCAATCAATCTTACCTGGGTTGTTGTGGTTGAACCTTGCTTGCATAACGATGGACCAAATGTACACCCCAAGATTGAGGACAACGACAACGCAAAGACCCATTTGCGCGCGACGCCGCTGACTGAAGCTCTTCATGTCAAGGATGAAACCAAGACCGAAGCAGCCAATGATACAGAAGAATGGCGAGATGAGAGACGAGAGTGCACGAGCGCGGACGCTAAAGTAGGTGGCGAGGTAGGTTGACCAGGTTCCGCTTCAATCTGTTAGTGCGTTATAATCCTATATTGATTAGATTTGACTGACCTGTAGAAGAAGGACCATATCGCCCAGAATGAAGAAAGCAATATGAGTTTCGACGTGAAGGTAATCTTGATCTGCTTGATCTCCAGCATGGTACCAATCTTCTCCGAAACAAGGATGCGTGTCCCGTCCGAGCGCACCACTCTTTCGAGAGGCGATATGAGGAAGGCAAAAGGCAACGCCATGCACTCGATAATCATAAACGCGACATAGGTGTCCGGCGATACACCTCCGACTACCCCCTTTTCGTGGTTCTTGGAAAGACTGAGAAGCGGCGATGTCAGTGGTTCGTTACAACGTGTATGTGGTATATGAAGCTTACTTTATAGCACCACCCACCAGCTGTCCTAGATTCCGAGCAACAATCCAAAGTGCCAAGTATTTTCCACGTGAATTTGAAGGAGCAAGCGACATGATAGTGCCCGACTCAGCGACATACCACGTACCCGTTCCGATACCTGTGATGAAGCCACCCAAAATCAAGTACCATTGGTTTCCAAACTTGGAGTTACAATAGTATGATGAGCCCCGGATAGGGAAAGTGCAAGCACCGATGACCAATGACCATTTCGTCCCGAGTTTGTTAACGATAGGGCCTCCAAGAGCACAGCAAATTGCGAGCATAGTGTAGTTGATGGCGGTGGCAATGTTTGAGGTTTGAGGCGTAGCAAGACCACCTCCACCAAGCCCTGGAGAAAGTTTAGCATTGTGTACCGCTTTTAGTCTTGATAAATGGTTGCTCACCCGCAATTGCATCAGCCATGGCAGGACCGCAAAAAGCTTGGACACTGAGGAGCATCATCTGTGTCAAACTGTGCTGCCAAATCCTCTTCCATCTCGGCACCGTCCTAGCATACTCTTCCATGTTCATCCTCTCATCAGCGACCTCATTTTCCAGAGGTGTATTCAGCGGATCGTTACCCTTGGTGCGGAGAGCATCGTTGTTGCCACCAGCGTGGGTGTTGGGAGGAGCAGCGTCAAACTGAGACATATCTCACAAACCAACACAAGAACCAACCGAAAGAAAAAGCCCAGTACCAAGTACAACTTGAGCGTCGATCGGATATGCGTTGAGAAGAGTTGCACGCAACCTTTATATACACAAACCTTCTATCCCTCCTCCCACCATACCTCCCGCCCGCAACCCAGCCCGTAACCGGCCTTATCAGTGGATCTCGGGACTAAATTACCCCAAGCTGGGGTAAACCCATGGTCGTTCCCATAATCAAGATACGGCAGCTGATAGGCATTGTGGAGTTCGATAGCTTTGGTGGGACATTCCCAGGAAACGGCTTTCTAGCTAAGAGAACAGGAACTAGTCCGTGAACGGAAGTGCGAACAGTCGGGAAAAGTGGAGGTCCCTGGCTAAGTCCAACAAGGCATGGTCAGCTTACTCCAGGGGTCGTTTTGATGCAGGGATGTGTGGTTCGCGATGCATGGGCCCGAGTCAGAATTGCTCCGCGGCGACGATGCGTGGGCTCGGTATCTCCAATGGAGTAGGTAGGAGGATTGTTGATATCAGCAAAGATAGTAGTACTTTAAAGTGCAAACTCGAAGAAGTCTTTTGCTTTTGCGTCATCGCTATTTGGCGATGTAAGAAAAGTGGCATCTATCAAGTCCAGTGACTTGTGACCGAAAAGATCACGGAGACGCGACGATTGACGATTCGCTAACGTTCCCCGCCAGGACTAACGGCATTTGGATACTGTAACAGTCGGGATCACGAAGCGTTGTCGTCCGAGCGTCTCCCCGTCGACAATACATTGGAGACGAACGGCAAAGCTTCAATTACACAATCAAAACATGTTTGGCATGACCGCTTGAAGCTGAGACTGGTAAGAGTGAGGGATACTTAACCGGCGGGTTGGAGCTCTTGCCCCAACATCACATATCACGGGACTACTTCTGATAACAACTCCAGCACACCCGCTCAACAAGACTCCAACACTTTTACTACATCTCTGGTGAAAAGTAATCCCACAATCACCATGGCTCCCTCGCGAGCTAATACGTCTGTCATCGTCGTGGGTGGCGGCGGCACAATCGGGTCCTCGACAGCCTTACACCTCATCCGCTCAGGCTACACACCCTCAAACATCACGGTGCTCGACACATATCCTATTCCGTCTGTCCAATCTGCAGGAAATGACCTGAACAAGATCATGGGCATTCGTATGCAGAATAAGATTGATTTGCAACTTAGTTTGGAAGCGAGGCAGATGTGGAGAGAAGACGAGTTGTTTAAGCCGTTCTTCCATAATACAGGAAGGGTAAGTTTATGTTGGATTtggttgaagtggtgatAAGAGCGGGGGTGGACTTCAGGCACAAGAGGAAGGAAAAGTGGAAACCATAAAGCTCCCTCCTAAACCAAGCGCAATGACGTGTGATCTCTGAATGCAAGACTTCAACGCTGATCTCAAACACTCACAGCTCGATTGCGCACACACGCCTTCCTCCCTCTCTTCCCTTCAAAATACCTACCAATCCCTCCTCTCCGCCAACGCCGGTCTAGAAGACACAACCACGTGGCTCGACACCGAAGACGAAATCCTATCCAAAGCGCCCCTTCTCTCCCGCGACCAGATTCGCGGTTGGAAAGCTATCTGGAGCTCTGACGGTGGCTGGCTCGCTGCCGCAAAAGCCATCAATGCCATCGGCGAATTTCTACGCGATAGGGGCGTGAAGTTTGGCTTTGGTGACAAAGGCTCGTTCAAGCAACCGCTCCTGGCAGAAGGTATCTGTATAGGTGTAGAAGCGGTGGATGGAACGCGGTATTATGCCGATAAAGTAGTTTTGGCGACGGGGGCGTGGAGTCCGGTGTTGGTGGATTTAGAGGAGCAGTGTGTTAGCAAGGTGAGTAAAGTGGTGCTCTTGACAGCTCTCAAGCACAGTACACCGTCATTCTTTCTGCCCAACAGTCTATCCAAGGACAAAACGACAGAGCAACAAATGTCACCCCTCAGAAAAAGAACAACGCAGCTAATCTCGAACTCCCAGGCCTGGGTCTACGCTCACATCCGTCTCACGCCCCAAGAAGCCCGTGAATACGCCTCATGCCCTGTGGTCTACAACTCGGACATcggcttcttcttcgagCCTGACGAAAACAATGTCATCAAAGTGTGCGACGAATTCCCCGGCTACACGCGCTTCAAGCAACACACGCCCTACGGCGCCACAGCCCCGAAACGCATCTCTGTACCACGATCAGCAGCGAAGCACCCCACCGACACGTATCCAAATGCGTCAGAAGTCAGTATCAGGAAAGCGATTGCGACATTCTTGCCCAAGTTTACGGAGAAGGAGTTATCCAACAGACATTTGTGTTGGTGTACGGATACGGCAGATGCGGCGCTGTTGATGTGTGAGCATCCCCAGTGGAAGAATTTTGTGCTGGCGACAGGTGATAGTGGGTATGCAttttctctttcttttctCGGGCTGTCTAAAACTCATTTGATTAGAAAGAAGAAAGCTGACAGTATCCCACAGACATACATTCAAATTACTTCCAAACATTGGCAAGCATGTTGTGGAACTGCTCGAAGGTACGCTAGCAGAAGACTTAGCACATGCATGGAGATGGCGGCCTGGAACTGGTGATGCACTCAAATCTAGACGAGGAGCGCCCGCTAAGGATCTGGCGGATATGCCGGGGTGGCAGCATGACGAAGATGATGCGGCGCCAAGGGCGAAGCTGTAACTTTAGCGTAGACGGAACAGGGACGAAAGCTCAGAGAAGCATGCACCAAGGGTTACGAGCTCGCCAAGGACTCCAACGACGTCGTATTTGTTGTGAAAAACCTCGTTTGATTTTTATGAACAGAAGAGCTTGGCACTATAGCGCAGTGAAAGAAGCACGATGGAAAAACTGCTTTGAAAACGAATAGCTCAAGTGTGTACTGTAGTAGAATGGTAGGAAAAAGAAATATATTATGTATGCACAGAAGATTGGATGATGACAGACGGCCATTCCACTGGTATTGGACAAGGAAAATAAGAAAGAGGCGTTGTAGAGAGGGCGACCAAAGTCGGAACCAAGACATTCACATTCTTAAACATCCGACACAACCACACGTCAACAGATCAGATAAAGGAAAAAAGCAAGTGTCGTTACCTCACCAATGCGTGTATATGCACGTGTTACGCCTGCGGGCCTTTGCCGGTAAAATGATAAAGAATAGAGGAACATTGACAATGCATGAATATTCCAAGATTCGCCAGAATGCGACGGCTAGATGATAAAAAAATGTTTTTCAACGGAATGCAACGAAGAAGACCACAAGATCAACGCCAGACCGGTACGTACAAGTACAATGAGCGACAAAGTATCATGGTAGCGGAACGAGAGAGGCGTAGTGCAAATAGGAAGTGGGTGTCACAACTACTGCATTCGCTTTCGCTTGCGCGCGTCATCCGGTTCATCTTCGTCTGTGCGCTCCGCAGTCTCGGCAGGGTTGAGTAGTGAATGCACGTTGGACGCCATGCTCGAGCGTCGGGTAGGTGGGCCAGGCGTATCAATACCCTTGAATGGATATCTAGCGCCCGGCAGCGTCCATCCGCTGTCTGCACTCAATGTCGAAGGCATATTGTCGTGGGACAAAGGCGGAGTACCATGTCTCGACGACGCCTGCCGAGGTCCGCGGGGTAGTTGGTAAGATTCCAAAGCATCACGGAGCTGTTGATCACCGCCTCCGATAGGTGTCCGGTGTGGTGAAGAAGGCCACTGTGTAGAGTTGTGGCCAGAAGCATAGGGTGAGTGCATTGCACCGCTAGGCGGTTGTGGCTGCCAGCCATGAGTTCGTATATCTGCTGATGTGTGTCGCCTGTACAAGTTATATGGTGGGGACGAACTGCTTGGCAGATTGCTTCCCAGAGTTGCTCCTTGCTGCTGGAcaggtggtggtggaggtgggGGTGGCTGGTGTGAAACTGGGGTTCTGGCTGAAGACGGAGAGTAATTACCCGTGCCTATTGAGCCGTACCGTCGCGGAGAAATTGCGAGATGTGCCGGGACTGGAGGTTTATATGGCGCTTGTCGCGACATGTTGGCCAGCGACCCTCTGCGTGACTCGGCTAGATTGTCCTGCGGCATTTGCCGAGGTGAGATGGGAGCGCCGTTGTTGCTGTCGAGCTGCATAAAGTAGGGCTGTCGTGCCGAGAGGGGTTCTTCTGGGGCCTCGAGTGCTCTGAGCATCTCGGTTTGTCGACTAATATCGCGTTGCATCATGGCGACTAAACAGATCAGTGAATGTGTCGCGCAGATAAGGTTTCAGCAGACACGCACCATCCCTGTGTATTGGATTTTCCGGGTCCGGCACCATGGCCATAATATAACCTGTAAGCTCCTGATTCCACTAAGCGGTACGTTAGCTAGGATGGGCCAGAGGGCAGACATTTCAACTTACTTGATGGCACCGCATCATGCCCTCGGCCAGAACCAGGGTCTTTTGATTAAGGTAGGCACATGTGTCTTCTGACCGCTGCATTTTGGCATGCATGTCATACAGGCTGTGCTCGAGATTCTGAAGGCGTGCTTCGGTGGGGTCCGGCATTGGTTCAACCGGCTGGCCTGCTGGTGGGCCGGTGGGGAGTTTGGGGGTGGAAAAGGAGTCACGGTGGATGAGGGCATGTCTGGAGGCACGTCGCTTGATCTCGCGAAGACCAACCAGATCGCCGCGCTTGAAGTTTCCATTGCCGTGTTTGAATTCCCATAGCGGGGTGTCTGGAGAACCCGTGTGAAAGACGTCACTCACTGGAGCACGGGCGTTAGCATGTGATGGGTGTGCGCGACAACGTACGTTGGCACTGACCTTTGTGAAAGCCATACATGTTCAATTGGCGGACAAATGAGGAGATGTTAGTGTGCTTAAAATAGGAGCTAGGATGGTCAGATAGATTAAAAAGGCCATAGCTTCAGGAGTACGTACGACAGGACTTTGGAGAACTCGCTGGAGGGCGACATGACAAAGCTCTCGTTTGTGCTCGCCCAGGAAATGAGGTGCTGGATGCTCTGGTCCTCGAGCATGCTGTGCCCGTGTTAGTGTCGCATTGCGTGCCTATAATGCGGCATACCCACTTGTAGAGCTTGTGTATGAAGGCCGTCTGGACGACCTTGGGCTGCTGtgcggcggcggcagcacCCACGGCAGGCGCGGCGTTGCCATTGGGGGAGGTGTTGCCCGAGTCGCCGTTGGCTTCCCGCTGGGAGTGGGATTGGAAGGCGCTGGCTCCATTGCGATCGGTGGGCGGGCCCATGGTCGATGCTGACGTGGGCGTAATGTCCATTGCGTCCCGGTCTCGCTCACGGGGCGGCGCGAGGGTGGAGCTGGACGAGGGTAGGATGGGAATCGACTTGTGGAGGTTTGGGTTGTGAGGATCGGCGGAGAAGGGACTGCGACGGGCCTCTGCGACGGAAGCCATGGCTTGGGGAGGGTAGAGGGGGGTCAGAGTGGAGGGGAGAGTGGTGGTGGGCAGCTAGAGCAGGGCGGTCTCTGTCGTAACTTGAGATGGACGTGGGCGCTCGCTCTGGGATTGAAACTGAGCAATTCCAGAAAATGGAGGAGCGGGTTCAGGTGTGTCTCGTAAAATGCAATGCCGAGACTCGTCTGCAGGGACCCGATTTGGGGTTGCGACAAACGTGCGATGGTGGAGTAGAAGCCGACTCGCATGCGATATGTGTGGCCGGAACGTGTGTAGAAGCTTCGATTGCGGCGGGCAAGTTCCCTGGAAGCTTCGTAGACGGGGCGAGTCGTTCTAGCGTGGGCGCGACCCGTGGAAACTCCAGATGTTCGGTCCAGAGACGACGGGCGGGCACAGGTTACGAATCGGAGCTCCTTGGGCGACGTTTGACACGCTTCCCCTGGGGCCCAGAAGCACGTGCATGTAGAGGGTGAGAGTGAGCGGAGCCGGGCTGAGCGACGAGAGCTGAGGGTGACGGCTTGGCGGGGATGAGGAGAAGTCCAAGGCGAGGTGATGGGCGGGACTGGGCACACGGCGGCGAGATACTAGTATGCCGTCGCCGTCGTGTTGCAACGGAAAGGAGGCCCAGGCACGGAGCTCGAGGGCGCGGAACGGTAGCGTTGCCGAAGAATTATGGGGGATCGATGCTGGCTGCTGGCCAGGATGCGGGAGTGGGAGCATCCAAAAGGCCTCTGCGCAGAGTGCAGTGCAGTGCAGTGCGTCCCAAAGCCCTGCCATCCATATCTACTCACTAGACCGTACCATGTAGACGACGACGAGTGTCCTGTCAGGTCTCCCAAGCTGTCGCTGTCGCTGTCGCTGTCACGAGACGGTCCGCAAGTAGCATTTCATGGCCCATCTGCTGTCGCTGTAGGACCGCGAGCATGCACGTCACAGAAGACTGTCATCCTGGCACTGGCATCGAGAGGTTGCATGCCCGCCGAGTCCCCCTGTCATGGTCGCGACGTCGGCGGGATACGGGCCCTGCAAAGTGAAACATGGCTGCACTTGTCATAGCACCGCGAATATCACTACTATAACATCAACTGTTTCTGTTGCGGGACCAGCGCATAATGCCGCCGCAGATATGGCTGTTCTGATTTCAATATCGGCCCAGGTGCGAAGACGTTTCTGCCAACCCGCCTCTTAGAACAGGCGTTCAGACTTGGTGCAGTTTCCAAGCCCCGGGCATGAGGTTGCCGATGCGGACAATGGCACCAATCCTCAGGTGGCGTCTTCGCCAAACTTGCTCCCAATATCGCCTCACGCAATGCTCAAACCCAATCATTCGGCTCGCGGAACCGGCTTGCATCCTACTGCACGGATGTCGAGCGAAAGAGTCGCATGGAGCGGTCCGTTGAAATGGTCGACCACGACCGTGTCACACGCACAGACGCTCTTTCCCAACGTCAACCACCAAACTACGAACCTTGGCCGAGTCATTACTCCGCTCGGCCAACCTTCCCCCCCTCGCCATTGTCCGTAGCGTGCACTTCCCCAGGCCAGCTACCTACCCTTCTACCGTCAATTCTGCAACTGCACGCGTGTCGCGTCTGTTGTACCTTTTACCCACATGGCCACAGACTTCATCGACGCATTTAGACGGCTGCAGAGACACGAGAGAAGGCAGGCGCTCGATGCTCTAGCCACGGAGCTAACCTCCTCCGAGTGGAGAGCACTCATCTCCAGTCGTACCTTCCACTGCGACTTCATTAGAAGACTTCCTCTTGAGCTGGTGGCCCATGTCTTCTCCCACTTGGATGTTGCTGCGCCCTATCGCCTGCGCATCGTCTCCAAACACTGGAACCATAAACTCGGGAGTCTGCACATCCTTAAAACAGGCCTTGACCAGTGGTACCAAGGCACGGCCGACCTCGGAGATGCCGACCATGCTTTGTGCGAGAGAAAAGCGAGAGCAATCCATGCCTTCCGCACAGGTAAGCCGACGAGTGTCATCAAGATAATCCTAGATGAGCAGCCTGCCCAACCCATACTCGCTGGCAATCATCTTGTTTTGGGCCGGTTTGAACGTCACGTCCATGTGCTTAACCTGGACTCATGGCAGCTCCGCAGTTTGTGTGGAGAAGCACGTGAGAAACTCTCGGGTGTGTTTGTCTCAGATCAGATCATCGCACTGACGACATACTCGAACATATGTTATGTTTACGAATTGCAGGGTGGACAAGTGCCCAAGAAGTTCAGCGTGCCGAACATGATGTACTTCACAAGCGTTGCTTGTCGTGGTCGCACCATTGCGTGTGTTGCTCATCTTGCTAAACGTACAACCGTATTCATTTGGGAATACAATACACAGCGCGGCCGGTCTTTTGAGGTCAGCCATGGCCCCGATAGCCTCTTCCCTGAGCTGGATTCGGAGTAGGTGTATTTCCCGTGGATGCTTACGTTGCTCAAACTTCTGGATAGACCAAACTAAGCTGTCACAATGGGCCTATACGCAAAGCTAACTTGTACTTAGCCCGCCCGCCAGGAAACTTGTGCCGCCTCTCCTCCAACCCGAGGCGGAGACAATCATACTATTTTCCCTCTTCGGACACTCCTCGGACGATCCGAAAGGCGGGAAGCACTTGGCATTCAGCCGTTACACATACAGTGGGGAGTGTATTGGCACATTCCGTCCATGTTTCCCAGGATTAAACAAGATGGAGCTGTTCAATTCTGCGAACGGCTTCGTTCCAGTGAATCACGACGGCTCTCTACTTGCAATGCGCATATATTGGATATCTCAATCAATGGATTCCCCATGCCTGCTGCGATTTGATGAAAAGGCGAACGACCTGAGGGTTTGGGAGGGGTCAGAGTTTCCTGCTCCTGAACCCTTGAAGAATGAACGGGGCACAATGGCCTGGTTGAACGACACCTGTTATGGATTTAAAACGCGACCGTCGGACGCAAAGGTTCAAGACATGGTCGCTTACATGGGAACAAAAGATACCAAAACTTACACGTTGATCGTCTCTGAGCAGAGGTCTAGCTACCTTGCTATTGAAAGGGCCATTATGACGAACGGTGAATATGTTATCCGAACACACAACAAGAGCTTTTTCATACTGTGTTTCGACGATGACGATAATGGCAGCCGACCGAAGGAGAGTGACTCGTTCTTTGACATCGGGGAGCTTGAAGTACTCTTCTCGTCCCGGAACTGACGCAGCAGCAGTAGTGGCTGTAGCATTTCATCTAATATGT is a genomic window containing:
- a CDS encoding fructosyl peptide oxidase, with protein sequence MAPSRANTSVIVVGGGGTIGSSTALHLIRSGYTPSNITVLDTYPIPSVQSAGNDLNKIMGIRMQNKIDLQLSLEARQMWREDELFKPFFHNTGRLDCAHTPSSLSSLQNTYQSLLSANAGLEDTTTWLDTEDEILSKAPLLSRDQIRGWKAIWSSDGGWLAAAKAINAIGEFLRDRGVKFGFGDKGSFKQPLLAEGICIGVEAVDGTRYYADKVVLATGAWSPVLVDLEEQCVSKAWVYAHIRLTPQEAREYASCPVVYNSDIGFFFEPDENNVIKVCDEFPGYTRFKQHTPYGATAPKRISVPRSAAKHPTDTYPNASEVSIRKAIATFLPKFTEKELSNRHLCWCTDTADAALLMCEHPQWKNFVLATGDSGHTFKLLPNIGKHVVELLEGTLAEDLAHAWRWRPGTGDALKSRRGAPAKDLADMPGWQHDEDDAAPRAKL
- a CDS encoding F-box multi-domain protein, whose protein sequence is MATDFIDAFRRLQRHERRQALDALATELTSSEWRALISSRTFHCDFIRRLPLELVAHVFSHLDVAAPYRLRIVSKHWNHKLGSLHILKTGLDQWYQGTADLGDADHALCERKARAIHAFRTGKPTSVIKIILDEQPAQPILAGNHLVLGRFERHVHVLNLDSWQLRSLCGEAREKLSGVFVSDQIIALTTYSNICYVYELQGGQVPKKFSVPNMMYFTSVACRGRTIACVAHLAKRTTVFIWEYNTQRGRSFEVSHGPDSLFPELDSDPPARKLVPPLLQPEAETIILFSLFGHSSDDPKGGKHLAFSRYTYSGECIGTFRPCFPGLNKMELFNSANGFVPVNHDGSLLAMRIYWISQSMDSPCLLRFDEKANDLRVWEGSEFPAPEPLKNERGTMAWLNDTCYGFKTRPSDAKVQDMVAYMGTKDTKTYTLIVSEQRSSYLAIERAIMTNGEYVIRTHNKSFFILCFDDDDNGSRPKESDSFFDIGELEVLFSSRN
- a CDS encoding MFS-1 multi-domain protein, whose amino-acid sequence is MSQFDAAPPNTHAGGNNDALRTKGNDPLNTPLENEVADERMNMEEYARTVPRWKRIWQHSLTQMMLLSVQAFCGPAMADAIAGLGGGGLATPQTSNIATAINYTMLAICCALGGPIVNKLGTKWSLVIGACTFPIRGSSYYCNSKFGNQWYLILGGFITGIGTGTWYVAESGTIMSLAPSNSRGKYLALWIVARNLGQLVGGAINLSKNHEKGVVGGVSPDTYVAFMIIECMALPFAFLISPLERVVRSDGTRILVSEKIGTMLEIKQIKITFTSKLILLSSFWAIWSFFYSGTWSTYLATYFSVRARALSSLISPFFCIIGCFGLGFILDMKSFSQRRRAQMGLCVVVVLNLGVYIWSIVMQARFNHNNPGKIDWDDSLYARSFLPYFFVQTTGPLSQSYMYWLLSSFATDAQANVRNGAAFRCLEAIGQAISYGMNTQIKTSPMVGFCVTFGLMALAFGPMLILVNSTPDRIPADVIAEEMYREENKIGNVEVKTKV